A single region of the Strigops habroptila isolate Jane chromosome 3, bStrHab1.2.pri, whole genome shotgun sequence genome encodes:
- the TMPRSS6 gene encoding transmembrane protease serine 6 isoform X2, which yields MTAEKVNTMLHQELSTSFNSSGSLSYQTEYAVNPDSLVLLESSVKDIVVLKSTLGCYRYSYVQEDDVLRLEGPDYLASSCLWHLHGLEGYMIKLRLEWTLTDCRDRLAMYNAAGPLEKHLITSIYGCSRQEPVVEVLSSGPVMSIVWKKAMYSYYDPFILSAQAVPLKACEVNITLREGLELQGKIGTPHYPSYYSPKTQCTWHMTVPSLDYGVTLWFDAYALSRQKNELPCTQGQWIIQNRRLCGLRTLQAYAERISVTSSADITITFASQISLTGPGVQAAYSLYNQSDPCPGEFLCSVNGLCVPACDGIKDCPNGLDERNCVCPAKFQCREDSTCINFSRVCNQHLDCANGSDEEQCSEGVPCGPFTYRCEDGTCVKKPNPLCDTIADCKDLSDEKSCDCGLQAPLSRIVGGENSVEGEWPWQASLQVRGRHICGGTLVADRWVVSAAHCFQDDRLASASIWTVYLGKYLQNATSHTEVSFKVIRLFLHPYYEEDSHDYDVALLQLDHPVIISPLIQPICLPAPSHIFEPGLHCWITGWGALKEGGHISNVLQKVDVQLIQQNICSEAYHYMISARMLCAGYHKGNKDACQGDSGGPLACKEPSGRWFLAGLVSWGMGCARPNHYGVYTRITQVLGWMNQTMS from the exons aATCCAGTGTGAAAGACATAGTAGTGCTGAAATCCACGCTGG GTTGCTACAGATACAGCTATGTCCAGGAGGATGATGTCCTAAGGCTGGAGGGCCCTGACTACCTGGCCTCCAGTTGTCTTTGGCACCTCCACGGCCTCGAGGGCTACATGATCAAGCTACGCCTGGAGTGGACTCTGACGGACTGCAGGGACCGCCTGGCTATGTACAACGCAGCCGGGCCCCTGGAGAAACACCTCATCACCTC GATCTACGGCTGCAGCCGGCAGGAACCTGTTGTGGAAGTCCTTTCATCTGGCCCTGTCATGTCCATCGTGTGGAAGAAAGCCATGTACAGCTACTACGACCCTTTCATCCTCTCAGCGCAGGCGGTGCCTCTCAAAG CCTGTGAAGTGAACATAACCCTGCGGGAGGGCCTAGAGCTGCAGGGGAAGATTGGCACGCCACACTACCCCAGTTACTACTCACCCAAAACACAGTGTACCTGGCACATGACG GTCCCATCCCTTGACTATGGGGTCACCCTGTGGTTCGATGCCTACGCGCTCAGCAGACAGAAGAACGAGCTGCCCTGTACCCAAGGCCAGTGGATAATTCAGAACAGAAG GTTGTGTGGTCTGCGGACCCTGCAAGCCTATGCTGAGCGGATCTCAGTCACGTCCTCTGCTGATATCACCATCACCTTCGCCTCACAGATCTCCTTAACTGGCCCCGGCGTACAGGCGGCTTACAGCCTGTACAACCAATCTGACC CTTGTCCCGGGGAGTTCCTGTGTTCCGTGAACGGTTTGTGTGTCCCAGCCTGTGACGGGATCAAAGACTGCCCCAATGGGCTGGATGAGAGAAACTGtg TGTGCCCTGCAAAGTTCCAGTGCCGTGAAGATAGCACTTGCATCAACTTCAGCAGGGTCTGCAATCAGCATCTGGACTGTGCCAACGGGAGCGATGAGGAGCAGTGCAGTGAAG GGGTCCCCTGCGGTCCTTTCACCTACCGCTGTGAGGATGGGACCTGTGTGAAGAAACCCAACCCCCTGTGTGACACCATTGCAGACTGCAAGGACCTGTCCGACGAGAAGAGCTGTG ACTGTGGGCTGCAGGCCCCTCTCAGCAGGATCGTGGGGGGTGAGAATTCCGTGGAAGGGGAATGGCCGTGGCAGGCCAGCCTGCAAGTTCGGGGGCGCCACATCTGCGGGGGAACACTTGTTGCTGATCGCTGGGTGGTCTCAGCCGCGCACTGCTTCCAGGATGACAG GCTGGCCTCCGCCTCCATCTGGACTGTTTACCTGGGGAAATACTTGCAAAATGCCACCAGCCACACCGAGGTGTCCTTCAAGGTGATCCGCCTCTTCCTCCACCCTTACTATGAGGAGGACAGCCACGATTATGATgtggccctgctccagctggaCCATCCTGTGATCATCTCACCCTTAATCCAGCCCATCTGCTTGCCTGCTCCTTCTCACATCTTTGAGCCTGGCCTTCATTGCTGGATCACTGGCTGGGGAGCCCTTAAGGAAGGCG GGCACATCAGCAATGTTCTGCAGAAGGTGGACGTGCAGCTCATCCAGCAGAACATCTGCAGCGAGGCCTATCACTACATGATTTCTGCCAGGATGCTGTGTGCTGGGTACCACAAGGGCAACAAAGATGCCTGCCAG GGTGATTCTGGAGGTCCACTGGCCTGCAAGGAACCCAGTGGCAGGTGGTTTCTGGCTGGTTTGGTCAGCTGGGGAATGGGATGCGCACGTCCAAATCACTATGGAGTCTACACCAGGATCACTCAAGTGCTGGGCTGGATGAACCAAACCATGAGCTGA